One window of Etheostoma spectabile isolate EspeVRDwgs_2016 chromosome 6, UIUC_Espe_1.0, whole genome shotgun sequence genomic DNA carries:
- the aqp10a gene encoding aquaporin-10a codes for MLNRRVGRVRNALVRECMAEFLGTFVLLLFGCSAAAQVKTSRETKGQFLSVNMAFSVGVMSAMYLTKNISGAHFNPAVTLSFCVLGQLPWGKLVPYCLSQVLGAYLGSGLVYLVYYDAIMEFSGGVLTVYGPNETASIFATYPSEYITLGRSFLDQVVGTGMLMLCILGLDEKRNTPAPSELIPPIVAVIVLGISMSMSANCGAAINPARDLGPRLFTLTAGWGTEVFTCYNYWFWVPLVAPLVGGVIGSFIYLFFIHWHLPDPDPPESLSSLSTISDKIKQPSTMWDNRGELKATNLCYCNENMLL; via the exons ATGTTGAACCGACGTGTCGGGAGAGTGAGGAACGCCCTGGTGCGAGAGTGCATGGCTGAGTTCTTGGGAACTTTTGTCTTGCTG CTCTTTGGCTGCTCTGCTGCAGCGCAGGTAAAGACAAGCAGAGAGACTAAAGGTCAGTTCCTGTCAGTCAACATGGCCTTCTCTGTGGGCGTGATGTCAGCTATGTACCTCACCAAGAACATCTCAG GGGCTCATTTCAATCCAGCGGTAACTCTGAGTTTCTGTGTGTTGGGCCAGCTACCCTGGGGAAAGCTGGTGCCCTACTGCCTCTCCCAGGTGCTGGGGGCTTATCTGGGCTCAGGGCTCGTCTACTTGGTCTACTATG ATGCCATAATGGAGTTCAGTGGAGGAGTATTGACTGTCTATGGCCCAAATGAGACAGCATCTATATTTGCCACATATCCCTCAGAGTACATCACTTTGGGTAGGAGTTTCCTTGACCAG GTAGTGGGCACTGGCATGCTGATGTTGTGCATACTGGGTTTGGATGAAAAGAGAAACACCCCGGCTCCCTCAGAGCTGATTCCTCCTATAGTGGCAGTGATCGTCCTGGGGATCTCTATGTCAATGTCAGCCAACTGTGGTGCTGCAATAAACCCTGCTCGGGACCTGGGGCCACGCCTCTTCACACTGACTGCAGGCTGGGGCACTGAGGTCTTTAC GTGTTACAACTACTGGTTCTGGGTGCCCTTGGTGGCCCCACTTGTTGGAGGTGTTATAGGTTCTTTCATATATTTGTTCTTCATCCACTGGCACCTGCCTGACCCAGACCCTCCTGagagcctctcctctctctccactatCAGTGACAAAATCAAGCAGCCCAGCACAATGTGGGACAATAGAGGAGAGTTAAAGGCTACAAATCTCTGTTACTGTAATGAAAATATGTTGTTATGA